From Pseudofrankia saprophytica, a single genomic window includes:
- a CDS encoding FAD-dependent monooxygenase, giving the protein MTESTSPPPGRANGNVVVVGAGPCGLAAACELLQNGVSVRVLEARKDRAVGSRAVQLWPSGLEVLRSIGVLDEAQRRGLRIHSNVYHLRDRLLTVVLGAAHEPLMLPQEQTMELLEGALERLGGRVERGVRVTAVEPTATGVTAKAEGPGGVTELVHADWLIGADGVHSVVREQLGIDFPGNQLPLEFLLAEGRIDGDLRPGVMHYHLGPAGSAIVGPMPGGRVRVSGVLPPGFPLTAEAVQAFLDERTGGDLRVIELDTLATFATAERIAAVMRRGPVFLVGDAAHTHTPVGGQGLNLGLQDVHNLAWKLAGVINGRYAPVILDTYEPERLQAARQIVGTTHRLIKMFTLGPIASRAQNLSWNLLGATGVLRRWFVPLLAGHRVGYPDALLLAQDGGSGRWPRAGRRLRAALRPA; this is encoded by the coding sequence ATGACCGAAAGCACCTCGCCCCCACCCGGCCGCGCCAACGGCAACGTCGTGGTCGTCGGCGCCGGGCCGTGCGGCCTGGCCGCGGCCTGCGAACTGCTGCAAAACGGGGTTTCCGTGCGGGTCCTGGAGGCCAGGAAGGACCGCGCCGTCGGCTCGCGTGCCGTGCAGCTGTGGCCCTCCGGCCTCGAGGTGCTACGGAGCATCGGAGTCCTGGACGAGGCGCAGCGCCGCGGCCTGCGCATCCACAGCAACGTCTACCACCTGCGCGACCGCCTCCTCACCGTGGTCCTGGGCGCGGCCCACGAGCCGTTGATGCTGCCCCAGGAACAGACGATGGAGCTGCTCGAAGGTGCCCTGGAGCGGTTGGGCGGTCGGGTGGAGCGCGGTGTGCGGGTCACCGCCGTCGAACCGACCGCCACCGGCGTGACCGCGAAGGCCGAGGGCCCCGGCGGCGTCACGGAGCTGGTCCACGCCGACTGGCTCATCGGCGCGGACGGCGTGCACAGCGTGGTGCGCGAACAGCTCGGCATCGACTTCCCCGGCAACCAGCTGCCGCTGGAGTTCCTGCTCGCCGAGGGGCGGATCGACGGCGACCTGCGTCCCGGCGTCATGCACTACCACCTCGGCCCCGCCGGCTCCGCCATCGTCGGCCCGATGCCCGGCGGCAGGGTCCGGGTCTCCGGCGTGCTGCCTCCTGGCTTTCCCCTCACCGCCGAGGCCGTGCAGGCCTTCCTGGACGAGCGCACCGGCGGCGATCTGCGTGTCATCGAGCTGGACACCCTCGCCACCTTCGCCACCGCCGAGCGGATCGCCGCCGTCATGCGCAGGGGGCCGGTGTTCCTGGTCGGCGACGCCGCCCACACCCACACCCCTGTCGGCGGCCAGGGGCTCAACCTCGGCCTGCAGGACGTGCACAACCTGGCCTGGAAGCTCGCCGGCGTCATCAACGGCCGGTACGCCCCCGTGATCCTGGACACCTACGAGCCGGAGCGCCTGCAGGCCGCCCGGCAGATCGTCGGCACCACGCACCGGCTGATCAAGATGTTCACCCTCGGCCCGATCGCCTCCCGAGCGCAGAACCTCTCCTGGAACCTGCTCGGCGCCACCGGGGTGCTGCGGCGCTGGTTCGTCCCGCTGCTCGCCGGCCACCGG
- a CDS encoding type I polyketide synthase, which yields RRTSPGSGLVATDHPLIRAVVPIADRDEILFVGSVSLAAQPWLADHTIHGTTLFPGTGLLELALHAALHTGTNTVDELTLHTPSPSHPPTPTTSNSPSHPPTPPATAPSPSTPAPPHHPDHPWTHHATGTIPPPQNHQPTPNPDPAPTPWPPPHTHPIDLTHHYNTLTTHGLDYGPTFQNLTAAWHDDTTLYATLTLPDTLPDTHRYTIHPALLDAALHTLTLTTPTHTANPNPTTPNLPFTFTTTQTHTTATPTAHATITPTTPTTATIHLTDPTGTPLTTIHTLTTRPATKNHIDTASSGTANALFRMEWRGLPAAPVPVAVAGQRWTVLGLPPAGLGVETTTASGLDAVEDVPDVLLLRLAGSSDADVARSVHTATRDVLALVQEWLAQERFQDGRLVVATSGAVAVGATDDVTDLPHAAVWGLLRSAQTEHPDRLVLVDVDGAASSWAALPDVLASGEPQAAVRAGAVLVPRLARAGAPSAAASAGAARFGEGTVLVTGATGALGAQFVRHLVTAHGVRRLLLVSRRGPHAPGAAELTAELTAAGAHVDVAACDTADRAALDAALAAVPDHRPVTAVVHIAGVLDDATFEALTPDQLDTVLRPKADAAWHLHQATAHLDLKAFVLFSSVQGQVGGAGQANYAAGNAFLDALATHRHAHALPATSLAWGPWADTGMAAQLTTTNQTRLTNTGMTPLPPHQGLTLFDTALTLDTASLTPVIYDASVLRARGAELPHLLRGLVRGPAQRARAAAAAQPEQSLAQRLVGLSATERAKAVLDVVRTQVAAALDYESADGVAADKGFKDLGLDSLTAVELRNRLGKATGLRLPATLVFNFPTPAELAGRLVAELFPDEAEQETGLEVAAAAVDEEPEGVDPDLIDAMDVEDLIRMAREGADS from the coding sequence GCCGGAGAACGTCACCGGGCTCGGGGCTCGTCGCGACGGATCATCCGCTGATCAGGGCCGTCGTGCCGATCGCCGATCGCGACGAGATCCTGTTCGTCGGCAGTGTGTCGTTGGCGGCGCAGCCCTGGCTCGCCGACCACACCATCCACGGCACCACCCTCTTCCCCGGCACCGGCCTGCTCGAACTCGCCCTCCACGCCGCCCTGCACACCGGCACCAACACCGTCGACGAACTCACCCTCCACACCCCCTCACCCTCACACCCACCGACACCCACCACCTCCAACTCACCCTCACACCCCCCGACACCACCGGCCACCGCACCCTCACCATCCACACCCGCCCCACCACACCACCCCGACCACCCCTGGACCCACCACGCCACCGGCACCATCCCCCCACCCCAAAACCACCAACCCACACCCAACCCCGACCCCGCCCCCACCCCCTGGCCACCACCCCACACCCACCCCATCGACCTCACCCACCACTACAACACCCTCACCACCCACGGCCTCGACTACGGCCCCACCTTCCAAAACCTCACCGCCGCCTGGCACGACGACACCACCCTCTACGCCACCCTCACCCTCCCCGACACCCTCCCCGACACCCACCGCTACACCATCCACCCCGCCCTCCTCGACGCCGCCCTCCACACCCTCACCCTCACCACCCCCACCCACACCGCCAACCCCAACCCCACCACCCCCAACCTCCCCTTCACCTTCACCACCACCCAAACCCACACCACCGCCACCCCCACCGCCCACGCCACCATCACCCCCACCACCCCCACCACCGCCACCATCCACCTCACCGACCCCACCGGAACCCCCCTCACCACCATCCACACCCTCACCACCCGCCCCGCCACCAAAAACCACATCGACACCGCCAGCAGCGGGACCGCGAACGCGTTGTTCCGGATGGAGTGGCGTGGCCTGCCGGCCGCGCCCGTGCCGGTGGCCGTCGCCGGCCAGCGCTGGACGGTGCTGGGCCTGCCGCCTGCCGGCCTGGGCGTGGAGACGACGACGGCGAGCGGGCTCGACGCGGTCGAGGATGTGCCGGACGTACTGCTGCTGCGGCTCGCGGGCTCGTCCGACGCCGACGTCGCGCGGTCCGTCCACACCGCGACGCGCGACGTGCTGGCGCTGGTTCAGGAGTGGCTGGCTCAGGAGCGTTTCCAGGACGGGCGGCTGGTGGTCGCCACGTCGGGCGCGGTCGCCGTCGGCGCGACCGACGACGTCACCGACCTGCCGCACGCGGCCGTCTGGGGTCTGCTGCGGTCGGCCCAGACCGAGCACCCGGACCGGTTGGTGCTGGTCGACGTCGACGGCGCCGCCTCCTCCTGGGCCGCGTTGCCGGACGTACTGGCCTCCGGGGAGCCGCAGGCGGCCGTGCGGGCTGGTGCGGTGCTGGTGCCGCGACTGGCCAGGGCCGGGGCGCCGAGCGCGGCCGCGAGCGCGGGTGCGGCCCGGTTCGGTGAGGGCACCGTGCTCGTCACGGGAGCGACCGGCGCTCTGGGCGCGCAGTTCGTCCGGCACCTGGTCACCGCCCACGGGGTCCGTCGCCTGCTGCTGGTCAGCCGCCGCGGCCCACACGCCCCCGGCGCCGCCGAGCTCACCGCCGAACTCACCGCCGCCGGCGCCCACGTCGACGTCGCCGCCTGCGACACCGCCGACCGCGCGGCCCTGGACGCGGCGCTCGCCGCCGTCCCCGACCATCGACCGGTCACCGCCGTGGTGCACATCGCCGGCGTCCTGGACGACGCGACCTTCGAGGCACTGACCCCGGATCAGCTCGACACGGTGCTGCGGCCCAAGGCCGACGCCGCCTGGCACCTGCACCAGGCCACCGCCCACCTCGACCTCAAGGCCTTCGTCCTCTTCTCGTCGGTCCAAGGCCAGGTGGGCGGCGCCGGACAGGCCAACTACGCGGCGGGCAACGCGTTCCTCGACGCCCTCGCCACCCACCGCCACGCACACGCCCTACCCGCCACCTCCCTCGCCTGGGGCCCCTGGGCCGACACCGGCATGGCCGCCCAACTCACCACCACCAACCAAACCCGCCTCACCAACACCGGCATGACCCCCCTCCCCCCACACCAAGGCCTCACCCTCTTCGACACCGCCCTCACCCTCGACACGGCTTCGCTGACCCCCGTCATCTACGACGCCTCCGTCCTGCGCGCCCGTGGCGCCGAGCTGCCCCACCTGCTGCGAGGACTGGTTCGTGGCCCGGCCCAGCGCGCCCGCGCCGCGGCCGCCGCGCAGCCGGAGCAGTCCCTCGCGCAGCGGCTGGTCGGGCTGTCCGCGACGGAGCGGGCGAAGGCGGTTCTCGACGTGGTGCGCACCCAGGTGGCCGCCGCCCTCGACTACGAATCCGCCGATGGCGTCGCCGCCGACAAGGGTTTCAAGGACCTGGGGCTGGACTCGCTGACCGCCGTCGAGCTGCGCAACCGGCTCGGCAAGGCCACCGGCCTGCGGCTGCCGGCCACCCTCGTCTTCAACTTCCCCACGCCCGCCGAGCTCGCCGGGCGCCTGGTCGCCGAGCTGTTCCCCGACGAGGCCGAGCAGGAGACCGGGCTCGAGGTGGCCGCGGCCGCGGTGGACGAGGAACCGGAAGGCGTCGACCCGGACCTCATCGACGCCATGGATGTCGAGGACCTGATCCGCATGGCGCGTGAAGGCGCCGATTCCTGA